The genomic stretch TGTAGTAATAATAGAGATGTTTGCCAAAGATTGATCTCAAGGATTGCGCAGCAATATATGTGTAAATTATTACTCAATTGAACAAAACTAATAGTTGGGGTTTTGTAAAAATCATTGTAAGAGAAAATAAAACAGAATAAATATTTTCACAGATTATGATAATATGCCAAGGATGGTGTGTGAAAATCTCCtgtaatgacccttgagtgtatatctccttaataatgAAAATTGTTTCAATTATCGGATCTTAAGATTGTTTCCCCCAAAGACCtcggagggaaacctttggtattcaatctaacctctaagttcttaggtgattatgatgaaaccaagtaattttaatttaacaagaataacccggtaaccatagggtatccctagtcctaggtgatatctactaaGGTTTCACTGTAAAAAACCTTAACAATTTCAATCCTGCTAATCGTTAACTATACATCAATCTTGATTTTtctgataaagaaagcattaTGCAAATTACACAGTGAAATTAACAACAAATAACATGTATTAAGGAAATTATAGCATCAGAGTCATTACACaatcaattcagggacacccccatggcattggggggtttagcctctcatattattcaaataagatacaaaaTAAAATCGAGACATTACAAAAGGTTGGgaattccgttgatcttcaatcgcgtccgctcttgaaggatctcCGTTCTTTGCCGCTTTTGACCACTTCAATCTTTATCGTCTCCAATTTGTGTTCGTCAAAAATTCCTCTTCTCCATATTCAAAAATCCCCTAAATAGTTCCTGATGACAAATTTAATGTAgcaaaagtccaaaatgccctccgggatcaGCCGTGCCAAAATACAGCAAAAACTGGAAAATAAGGTGCCCAAGCCAACATTGGTTGTGTCAGGCAACACGACCGGCCGTGTTGGGTTGCTGATCAAAAAGCCTTGACACGCACCTCCAGGGAggctgacacgggtcgtgtcagctgacacgagcACCCGTGTTAGCTCCCTATTTTCTTCTTCCAAGTATcctctcctgacacggcccgtgttgggcaacacgggtggccgtgtctAGACTACTGTGTTGCCTAATTTCCTCTTCTGACGGGCCCGAAATGTCTTATTTGCTTGTCTATCCCTCTAGTACTCTTGCTTACACCTGAAATGAGTAGAACTACCACAAAgagacataaaatggagtataatgATGCAAACCACGTGTAATCCACAACTGgaaacaacaatgcaaaacatctAATTTATTAACAGAACAATAAAACAAGTAGACTAATGTGTTACCAACTGCATGAAAAGGTGCCaaatgagtgtcagaaaacaagtagaattggagactAATCAATATCCAACATCAACAAAACATGTCATTATCAGGAATGTTAAAACATAACAAAAGACACAACGTTCTCAATTCCCAATGTTACACATCAGAGCAGACGCTGGCACAAAAATAAACAGAAGAATTCATCTTTCACTCACATTTGAGCTCCTACTGTAGATTATCTGCATATTACCCACATGGAGAAAATATTCAAACAGAAGGGGTAATATATTATAATTATATAAAGGAAAGCATGATAATAAGTAAGCATCAGATTATTTCATGCATATCACTCATTCCACAACAAAATTCCACATAATCCATATAACAGTTATCCACACATAATAGCAACATAAGAACCATCTAACATAATAACAAATGCAACCAATGTacaatgcaatgagactcaacaacTCGATtaaatgcatgtggtaccaatacGTAAACACTCAGTTTCACCACTTCGATCCTCTTCTCCTAGGATCAAATCCACCAATTCATTATCATCACCTCCAATAACGTTTCACTGATTCCAACACCTCCGAAATCAGCTACCGGCCTAATCCAGACAATGGGATTCGAGGCTCACCAACAACTGACCATTTATCCAACAACATGAATGCATGCAACATACTAtacatacaacaacaacatcatgcaCAATGACCTACCACCATAGTCAACGTACAACACCAATACTGGCCACTATGCATCAAACACATACTATATagttcaacaacatcaacataacACATAATGAGCAACATCAATGCATTTAAGGTTATGTCACACCACCACATAAACATTACAATGCATTTCAACACCATCGTACATAAAATATTCCTTTTCAGCTACTGGAACAAATTTTAAGCGAAAGTACACACTCTTGGTTTTTTGATGCTTCGAATCGGACACTTGAAAcaaaagttatgaatttttaaagtttttaGGAAAATGCTCTAACtgtaaccggttaccccaaaATTAGTAATCGGTTATACTACACCATGTAGTGCAATCCACACTGCCACACACACATGGTAATCGGTTACCCAAAAACCGATAACCGGTTACACCCCCAAATTTTTGCCCAAAAATGTGTTTTCTAAGctgtgtaaccggttacttcAATTCTGGTAACTGATTGCACTGTGGCAGAAGCACTTTTCTGcaactttttcaaaatgaaatcACTTAAAAATTCATCCCCAAATCCCTTTTTTCTTACAAATCGTTTGTACTATATTTTAACACGAAAATAAAAACATTTTTCCAATGTTCAAATCCCCAACTTATTTACACCGAAAACATTCATAACTCAGTTCTGACTCTGACTCAAAACATCATCAATCATACAACATTGACATCATAATAATCCAATCAATTTTATGGTTCCAAATGTAACTATAACAACAATTCATTATTCCAACATCAGTCACAACATCATCATACCACACAATTCACCAATTACCGAATATTCATCTTGATAATGAATATAGAGAAGAAAAGAACAAAACATACATGACATAATTTATCCACCATCATCATGTTAACCCTTAGATAATCAGAACCCCACTCTTACCTTAGAGTTCCTagcaattgattctttgaccttcaacaattggtgaattctcctcttgatccctagcctcttcttccccctttctcagtttcttctcctTTTTCCCGAATGTTACGTTCTCCTTGTTTTCTATCTCACTATCCCCcttttctatttattttattataattctTATTATTTTACTAACTTATTGCTATTATCActaattttaataataataataacaataacccactcaattaactaattaaattaatattcaACAAATTTcaatgaattaattaaataataacttatataattaattaattttacTCACCACACCATCATTTTTACACTTTTGCTCACACACTCCTGACGAGTAACACAAcacatcaaaacataaatcaaCACAACACAGccacaattatcacataattaaattacgaaaaataatttaaataaaattaaggtgttacaactctcccccacttagaACATTTCCATGCTTGAAAATTACCTGATGCGAACAACTCTGGATACGACTCTTGCATCCTACTTTCTAACTCACAAGTCATATTTCCTTCGGCAACGCCTCCCCACACTACCTTCACGAGATCAATATCTTTGCCTCTCAACTATTTCATTTCTCGATCACCAATCCTTATAGGCAGAGCCTGAACTATAAGGTTATCCTTCACCTGAACATCATCCATCAGAATCACATGCGGCGGATCCGGAACATACTTTCGAAGTTCCGAAACATGAAATACATCATGTATATTCGATAAATTTGGTGGCAACACCACTCTATAAGCAACAAGTCCACCAGATATTTGATACAGACCAATAAACTAAGGAGTGAgcttcttcgacttcaaagcaCGTCCTACACCGGTTATTGGTGTGACTCTCAAGAAtacatggtctccctcttgaaatCCAAGatcctttctcctcttatcatggtagCTTTTCTGCCTACTCTgcgaagctttcatcttctctcgAATCAGTTTCACCTTCTCAGTAGTCTGTTAGACAATCTTAGGTCCAAGCACTACACTTATATCAGATTCATGCCAACACAAAGGTGTCTTGCACCTTCAACCATACAAGGCTTCAAAAGGTTCCATTCGAATACTAGAATGGAAACTGTTATTATAAGTGAATTCAATCAACGACAAATGACTATCCCAAGAACCTCCTTGCTCgagaacacaagctctcaacaagTCCTCTAATAACTGAATGGTCCTCTCTATATGACCATCGGTCTGTGGATGATAAGCTAAACTTAGCCTCAGCTTCAAACTTAAAGCTTTCTGTAAACTCTCCCAGAATCTGgaagtgaacctcagatctctatctgaCATAATACTCAACGGAACTCCAGGCAACTTCACAATCACACGGATATATATCTCTACCAACTTTTGCATAAAAAACGGATGTTAATAGAAATAAAATGGGCTGAGTTCGTCAGTCTATCAACAATTACCCAAATGGCGTCATGCCCTCTCAGAAATTCGGCAACCATGTCACAAAATCCATAaaaatgctatcccatttccattccTGAATATCCAACAGTTGCATCAACCCTACAGGTTTCTGATGTTCAATATTTGAattctgacaagtcaaacaagcataaacaaaCTGAGCCACGTCTCGCTTCATTCCAGACCACCAAAAGGTTTTCTTCAGATCctgatacatcttagtagctcctggatgaatactcaatcTACTTCGATGGCTTTCTTCTAAAATCATTTCTTCAACTCAACTTTGTTAGGAATACAAATTTTGTCTCTGAACCTCAACATACCTTGTTCATCCACTTTGAAATCATTACTTTCAGTCTGATTACTTCGAACCATCAAGTCCACCAACTTCACATCCAACTTCTGACTCTCTTTAATGTTATTAAGAAAATCATTGTTGATCTTCAGCATGCCTAACATCACACTCTACAGTGTTAGCTCACATACCAAACTCATTTCTCTTAATTGTTCAATCATTTCCAACTCTCTAACCATCATAGATGAGATATGCAAAGACTTCGAACTTAAAGCATCAACCACGACATTCTCCTCACCAGGATGATAATTCAAgccaaagtcataatcctttaAGAATTCCAACCATATGCGTTGTTTAATTCCCTCTGATCAAACaagtatttcaaactcttatgatcACTAAACACTTCAAATTTGGAACCATAGAGATAATGCCTCCAAATTTTCAACGCGAACACCACCGCATCCAACTCCAAATCCTGAGTAGGATAGTTTCTCTCATGAATCCTCAACTTTCGtgaagcataagccacaaccttGCCATATTGCATTAGcacaccacctaaacccatcAACAACGCATTGCAATACACTATAAACGGTTCATTCGGTTCAGGCAAAATCAAAATCGGAGTTGTAGTCACTCTTTTCTTCAGCTTTACGAAACTGTTCTCATAATGAAAGTTCCACACAATTAGTTTACCTTTGCAGGTCAACTGATTTAATGGAAGTGCCAACTTGGAAAAGCCTTCAAGAAACTTGCGGTAATAACCATCCAAGCCCAAAAAGCTTTTAATCTCCGTCACCGACTTCAGAGCCTTCCATTGTAGAACTGCACCTACCTTGGATGGATCCATAATAATACCACCACCCGAAATAACATGACCTAGAAAGCTAACATCTTTCGaccaaaattcacacttcgacaACTTAGCATAAATCTTATTCTCCTTCAACACTTGCAATACAACTCGCAAATGCCCAACATGTTCTTCTCCTGATATTGAATATATCagaatgtcatcaataaatacAACAACAAAACAATCCAAGTAAGTATGAAAGATACGATTCATGCACTCCATAAATACTCTAGGTGCATTGGAAACACCAAACGATATCACCAAATAATCATAGTGTCCATATCGAGTTCTAAACACCTCCTTTTGTACATCGTCATCCTTCACTATGATCTGGTGGTAACCTGACCTTAAATGAATTTTGCTAAACACACGTGCACCCACAAACTGATCCATCAAGTCCTTTATTCTcagaagtggatacttgttcATAATCGTCAATTTATTCAACTATCGATAACCCACACACAACCTCATATTATCATCTTTCTTCTTTACCAACAACAACGGAGCTCCCCAAGGCGACACACTTGGTCTCATATATCTCTTTTCTAGAAGATCTTCTAATTATTTCTTCAACTCTGCTAACTTCGATGCAGACATCCTGTATGGTTCCATAGAAACAGTTATGGTACCAGGGACAAGATCAATAAAAAACTCAAcctctccctctctctctctgGTGGTATATCTGGAATGTCTTCTGGAAACACATATGGAAAATCCCTCATTACCTGCAATTCATAAATCACTACCTAACTCTTAGCAGATAATGTCGCGAACAACACAAATACCTGAGCTTCCTCTTCCAAAAGCTCCTTCAACTCTCTAGTAGACAAGAAAccaacttcttcctcctcaccAGGAGTAAGAAACCGCACTGACTTGTTATAAAAATTGATATGAACATGATTGAAGTCCAACTAGTTCATCCCTGAGATAACATCAAGAATCTTCAATGGCAAGCAAATAAAATCAATGCCAAAATCTTTATCAAAGATTATCAgaggacaatttaaacaaactgaagtagtagtcactgaatCCTTAATAGGAGTTTCGATAACCATTTCTCCACCCATATAAGACACAATAGGGCCTAGCCTTTTCACACAGTCAACAACAATAAATGAATGAGTTGCACCAGTAATCAAAGGCGTATTATTAATATAACATATACCTCTTATCAACATGTCATCACTAGAAGTCTGAGTCCCCGTCTGAGCGAACAACTTTCCTCCAGTTGAAGCTTGCTTAGGCTTCATGCAATGAGTGTTGATATGTCCTGATTCACCACAGTTGTAGCAAGTTACCATATTCTCTTTACAATCAGCAACAGATGTCCTGAATTCCCATACTAGTAACACTTCTTCACATCACTCTTGTATTCACGGGCAAAATGACCCAACTCACCTCACCTATAGCATTTAAGAGgagtaggagcacctcccccacttGGCCTCTTACCATCAACAGTTCTTTATTTACCTTTATCAGCTGGAACACTATATGGCTTCCCACAATTCAGATCCTATTTCCTCTTCTCTCGCTTAGCCTCTTGTAGTGAGCTGACCGAGCCTTACTATCATCCTCATAAATTCTACATATGTCCACCAACTCTGGAAACCTCCTGATCTGTTGGTatctatagcggtaaattcatgaccatcaagttatggataaacttgacgtcaataaaactagagacaccaccacgcttttattgtttccaaagataagaagttttcaaatcaaaactaataaaattccagagattacaggtaagggggttggttacacatagggaatgtgttagcaccaaagtgtcataggtactcctagggagcccttttttgtatgcatatgtttttgggtataaatgatgtttgacAAAATATAGAGTatgggggtgagaaaagaattcattgattacatttttgtgtttgacaagaccttcagtcttatgtctacgtaccaacatgaaaatgagggatcaaaaccccgtagttcatggtagaaatttcaaagaagttggtgaagTGATTTTAACAAAGGTTTAAATGAAAAGACACAAAAGGCgaaagatttgaatggggttgttagttctttttgtcctttgaaatttaagtcaatatggttaagtttatttacaaatttggtttaagaaaaggagtttaaaaatccaatggcataaggccaaagtttctaatcattaaaacaagtctaagtttgaaattTCAAGtgaagaaagtttttgaaaagaggtagagaatttgaaattaaataaagtgggaggagataaagagactaccctaagcaaaaatttaaaattttaagaGTTAAAAAaaatctgaccaatgggatgcaatccaacagacaaaaaTGTCGTATAGAAACCCATTTGACTTTGGACTTTGATAAGAAATAAATAATAAGCGATGAGCAACATCCAAGCATCAAGTGAAAACcaaggaatcaaataaatatagccatatccaagcaagaACTCCAATAGCAAGCAGTTTTCAATGTCTTCCAATGTcgcagatgaaatattccttggtCAACTTAGAataaaacatcagacatagacaataataacaattatgcacagagacagggtagcagatgaatcaaagagatccaaggtcttgcatcagatgaaggcacagTCAAAAATAGCTCAGTCCTAgatgttggcattgaccaagtcctttagcatagggagtgttgcctagttctaagtctaaaagttcagatcaag from Lathyrus oleraceus cultivar Zhongwan6 chromosome 7, CAAS_Psat_ZW6_1.0, whole genome shotgun sequence encodes the following:
- the LOC127103304 gene encoding uncharacterized protein LOC127103304; the encoded protein is MVTCYNCGESGHINTHCMKPKQASTGGKLFAQTGTQTSSDDMLIRGICYINNTPLITGATHSFIVVDCVKRLGPIVSYMGGEMVIETPIKDSVTTTSSVRFLTPGEEEEVGFLSTRELKELLEEEAQVMRDFPYVFPEDIPDIPPERERERMSASKLAELKK